Proteins encoded by one window of Cyclobacteriaceae bacterium:
- the mnmD gene encoding tRNA (5-methylaminomethyl-2-thiouridine)(34)-methyltransferase MnmD — protein sequence MYTMIEIIFTKDGSQTLRNVELNETYHSIHGAVQESLHVFIRHGLEFVQEKSPQKISILEIGFGTGLNAWLTARHIQDANGHVEYVTLESFPLEESIWTKLNYAEKDADKALFTRLHLADWNNPIQINNNFKLHKKHVSVQETDLPSSEFDLVYFDAFAPEKQPEMWSQDVLKKVVSTMKPGGIFVTYCAKGQVKRDLKSLGLTVEALPGPPGKREMIRAHKT from the coding sequence ATTTATACCATGATAGAAATCATCTTTACGAAGGACGGTTCTCAGACTTTACGCAACGTTGAGTTAAACGAGACCTATCACTCCATTCATGGCGCGGTGCAGGAGTCGCTTCACGTTTTTATTCGACACGGACTGGAATTTGTGCAGGAAAAATCTCCTCAGAAGATTTCCATTCTTGAAATTGGTTTCGGAACTGGATTAAATGCGTGGCTTACCGCCAGGCATATTCAAGATGCGAATGGGCACGTGGAGTATGTAACACTTGAATCATTTCCGCTGGAAGAATCAATTTGGACAAAATTAAACTATGCTGAGAAGGATGCCGATAAAGCACTTTTCACCAGACTTCATTTGGCTGACTGGAACAACCCGATTCAGATTAACAATAATTTCAAACTTCATAAAAAGCACGTGTCAGTTCAGGAAACTGATCTTCCCTCATCCGAATTTGACCTTGTCTATTTCGATGCCTTCGCTCCTGAAAAGCAACCCGAAATGTGGTCGCAGGATGTTTTGAAGAAGGTAGTCTCGACTATGAAGCCCGGTGGAATATTTGTTACGTACTGTGCAAAGGGGCAAGTAAAGCGCGACTTAAAAAGTTTGGGACTAACTGTTGAAGCATTGCCCGGGCCTCCGGGAAAGCGGGAGATGATTCGCGCACATAAGACTTAG
- a CDS encoding AI-2E family transporter, giving the protein MKLQANTAPSYLTVLQYIVFGGVILYVGRPLFIPLSFALLISCILYPICIWLEQRKIKKMNAILLSLSLVFILVAAILYLFVLQLLSFSNEWGALQDKLAQTFSELSVWVTQELNISVEKQNEWLKNLSQQSGSDAMGFVRKTISAGTVSGVLFILIPVYVVLILYHRERWVDVLYRLFPAQRKERIREILHLSIQSYYNFIKGMLLVYLIVGLLNSLGLYILGIPHPVLFGFTASILTFIPYVGIIIAALLPITISWVTYNSIWYPVGVIAVFSVVQYLEANVIFPVAVSSRLKLNALVTIAAIVIGGILWGVAGLILFIPFIGIMKMIADRTPDLKIWSILLGGESKKE; this is encoded by the coding sequence GTGAAACTACAGGCAAACACAGCACCCTCCTACCTCACTGTACTTCAATATATCGTTTTTGGAGGCGTTATCCTGTATGTGGGAAGGCCGCTATTTATTCCACTTTCTTTTGCTTTGCTCATCAGTTGCATTCTTTACCCGATTTGTATTTGGCTGGAGCAACGCAAGATTAAGAAAATGAATGCCATTCTGCTGAGCCTTTCGTTGGTTTTTATTTTGGTTGCAGCCATCCTGTATCTATTTGTACTCCAACTTTTAAGTTTCTCAAACGAATGGGGAGCATTACAAGATAAACTTGCTCAAACCTTCAGCGAGTTGAGTGTGTGGGTAACCCAGGAACTAAATATCAGTGTTGAAAAACAAAACGAGTGGTTGAAAAATCTCAGTCAGCAATCCGGCTCGGATGCGATGGGATTTGTACGTAAAACGATTTCCGCAGGCACGGTGTCGGGTGTGTTGTTCATTTTGATTCCCGTTTATGTGGTGCTGATACTTTATCATCGGGAACGTTGGGTTGACGTGTTATACCGATTGTTTCCTGCGCAACGAAAGGAACGTATTCGCGAAATTCTTCATCTGAGCATTCAATCGTATTATAATTTCATCAAAGGCATGTTACTGGTGTACCTGATTGTGGGCTTACTGAACAGCTTAGGATTATACATATTGGGCATACCGCACCCGGTGCTGTTTGGCTTCACCGCCTCCATCCTCACCTTCATACCATATGTCGGAATTATCATTGCCGCACTTTTACCCATTACCATTTCATGGGTCACCTATAATTCCATCTGGTATCCGGTAGGCGTAATCGCGGTGTTCTCCGTTGTTCAATACCTGGAAGCCAATGTAATATTTCCGGTTGCCGTAAGCAGTCGCTTAAAACTCAATGCGCTGGTTACGATTGCGGCCATTGTTATTGGTGGAATTCTTTGGGGCGTTGCCGGATTGATTTTGTTCATTCCCTTTATAGGGATTATGAAAATGATTGCCGACAGAACTCCGGATCTGAAAATCTGGTCGATCTTACTGGGCGGAGAGTCGAAAAAAGAATAA
- the ispF gene encoding 2-C-methyl-D-erythritol 2,4-cyclodiphosphate synthase, with translation MVKIRVGLGFDVHQLEEGRDFWLGGIKLPAPKGATGHSDADVLIHAICDALLGAANLRDIGFHFSNKDARWSGMDSKFFLKEITRMLEEKGWKIGNVDCTICLEHPKINPHIDEMKKVLAPLMNIEEDDVSIKATTNEKLGYVGRDEGVNAYAVALITKSA, from the coding sequence ATGGTAAAGATACGAGTAGGTTTAGGTTTCGATGTACACCAATTGGAAGAAGGTCGTGATTTTTGGTTGGGTGGAATAAAATTACCCGCACCCAAAGGAGCCACCGGCCATTCCGATGCGGATGTATTGATTCACGCCATTTGCGATGCGTTGTTAGGCGCAGCCAATTTGCGCGACATTGGTTTTCATTTTTCAAACAAAGATGCCCGCTGGAGCGGCATGGATAGCAAGTTTTTTCTGAAAGAAATAACGCGCATGCTGGAAGAAAAGGGCTGGAAGATTGGCAATGTGGATTGCACCATTTGCCTGGAGCATCCGAAAATCAACCCGCATATTGACGAAATGAAAAAAGTGTTGGCACCCTTGATGAACATTGAAGAGGATGATGTTTCTATAAAAGCTACCACAAACGAAAAACTCGGGTATGTAGGTCGCGATGAGGGTGTGAATGCCTATGCTGTAGCACTCATCACCAAGTCAGCGTAA
- the tnpA gene encoding IS200/IS605 family transposase produces the protein MANTYSQVNIHCVFAVKGRENLITKSFRDDLHRYMSGILKNDGSFPLAVNGWLDHVHVFFELPMTMAISDQMRMLKATSSKWINDNKLVKGKFSWQEGYGAFSYAKSQRDVVINYIKNQEEHHMKQSFKQEYLELLKKFEIPYDERYIFEFYD, from the coding sequence ATGGCTAACACCTACTCACAGGTAAATATTCATTGTGTATTTGCGGTTAAAGGTCGTGAGAACCTGATCACGAAATCTTTTAGGGATGATTTGCATCGCTATATGTCCGGAATTCTGAAAAATGATGGTTCCTTTCCTTTGGCTGTTAATGGTTGGTTAGATCACGTTCATGTTTTCTTTGAGCTACCGATGACTATGGCCATTTCCGATCAGATGAGAATGCTGAAGGCCACTTCATCAAAATGGATTAACGACAACAAGCTGGTTAAAGGAAAATTCAGTTGGCAGGAAGGTTATGGAGCCTTTTCCTATGCAAAGTCGCAACGCGATGTAGTAATTAATTACATCAAAAATCAGGAAGAGCACCACATGAAGCAAAGTTTTAAACAAGAGTATCTCGAATTGTTGAAAAAATTTGAGATACCTTATGACGAAAGATATATCTTCGAGTTTTATGATTGA
- a CDS encoding pitrilysin family protein: MIAYSEFILDNGLRVIVHEDHTVQIAVMNILYDVGSRDEDENKTGFAHLFEHLMFGGSVNIPNYDEPLQRVGGENNAFTNTDITNYYLTVPAANIETGFWLESDRMLSLSFDPNVLEVQRKVVIEEFKQRYLNQPYGDVWLKLRPLAYQVHPYKWATIGKDISHIERATMDDVKEFFFSHYVPNNAVLVVAGNVTVDQVRGLAEKWFGPIPAGKKRKRALKPEPAQATKRQLVIEANVPANAFYKVYHMPGRFHNDYFAADLLSDVLGRGQSSRLYNTLVKEKEIFTSLSSFVMGTLDPGLLAISGRVKDGISLEQAEEEVQQVVNEVLKNGVEQEELEKVKNQSQTTFEFDEVEVMNRAMNLAFASLSGDVERVNKERDMMNQVSTQDIMRVAEEILREENASVMYYKAG; encoded by the coding sequence ATGATTGCATATTCTGAGTTTATCCTTGATAATGGCCTGCGCGTAATTGTGCACGAAGACCATACCGTACAAATTGCCGTCATGAATATTTTATACGATGTGGGTTCACGCGATGAAGACGAAAATAAAACGGGCTTTGCGCATTTGTTTGAACACCTCATGTTCGGAGGCTCGGTTAATATTCCCAATTATGACGAGCCGTTGCAGCGAGTAGGAGGAGAGAACAATGCCTTCACCAATACCGATATCACCAACTATTACCTCACCGTTCCGGCTGCTAATATTGAAACCGGCTTTTGGTTGGAGAGCGATCGCATGTTAAGCCTTTCGTTTGATCCGAATGTACTGGAGGTTCAGCGAAAAGTGGTGATTGAAGAATTCAAGCAGCGTTACCTCAACCAACCGTATGGTGATGTTTGGTTAAAACTGCGACCGTTGGCTTATCAGGTCCATCCGTACAAATGGGCAACTATTGGTAAAGATATCAGTCATATTGAACGCGCCACGATGGATGATGTGAAAGAGTTTTTCTTTTCGCATTACGTTCCGAACAACGCTGTACTTGTAGTGGCGGGCAATGTTACAGTTGATCAGGTACGCGGTTTAGCTGAGAAATGGTTTGGACCTATTCCGGCTGGCAAGAAAAGAAAACGTGCATTGAAGCCAGAACCTGCTCAGGCCACCAAACGGCAATTAGTTATAGAGGCCAATGTTCCCGCGAATGCATTTTACAAAGTGTATCACATGCCGGGTCGCTTTCATAACGACTACTTTGCTGCCGATTTATTGAGTGATGTGTTAGGCCGTGGTCAATCGAGTCGGCTGTATAATACACTGGTAAAGGAAAAGGAAATTTTTACATCGCTATCTTCATTTGTGATGGGAACCCTTGATCCGGGTTTGTTGGCGATTAGTGGTCGGGTAAAGGATGGTATCTCTCTGGAGCAGGCCGAGGAGGAAGTGCAGCAGGTAGTAAATGAGGTATTAAAAAATGGCGTGGAGCAGGAAGAACTTGAGAAAGTAAAAAATCAATCTCAAACCACCTTCGAGTTTGATGAAGTGGAGGTGATGAACCGTGCGATGAATCTGGCCTTCGCGTCACTTTCAGGTGATGTAGAGCGGGTAAATAAAGAACGTGATATGATGAATCAAGTCTCTACGCAAGATATTATGCGCGTGGCGGAAGAGATTTTGAGAGAAGAGAACGCAAGCGTGATGTATTACAAAGCAGGGTGA
- a CDS encoding PIN domain-containing protein, translated as MDRVFVDTDVILDLLGERQPFYKGAAHLFSKADKSEIKLHVSSLSFANTHYVLRKKFSDRETRKILSGFKVLVTVLPVTDKAIDLALASRFADFEDAIQYFTAIEHSIKILITRSLKDYKHADIPVMTADSYLKTL; from the coding sequence ATGGACCGCGTATTTGTTGACACCGATGTGATACTGGATTTGCTTGGCGAGCGTCAGCCCTTTTACAAAGGAGCAGCGCATCTTTTTTCAAAAGCGGATAAGAGCGAAATTAAACTTCACGTATCCTCACTCAGCTTTGCCAACACGCATTACGTGCTCCGAAAAAAATTTTCTGATAGGGAAACAAGAAAGATTCTCTCCGGGTTTAAAGTTTTGGTAACGGTTTTACCGGTTACCGATAAGGCAATTGATTTGGCGCTTGCTTCGCGGTTTGCCGATTTTGAAGATGCCATTCAATATTTCACCGCTATAGAACACTCAATAAAAATTCTGATCACACGAAGTTTGAAAGACTATAAACATGCTGACATTCCGGTAATGACAGCCGACAGCTATTTAAAGACACTTTGA
- a CDS encoding DUF6364 family protein, translated as MDEVKLTLKLKKKTIEKGKRYARKRNTSLSKMVENYLEKITQQEGDEITPLVKSLSGVLKGDSLDYKSGYADYLDRKYK; from the coding sequence ATGGACGAAGTAAAATTAACCCTGAAACTCAAGAAAAAGACCATTGAAAAGGGAAAACGGTATGCCCGCAAGCGTAATACGAGTCTATCGAAAATGGTAGAAAACTACCTGGAAAAGATTACACAACAAGAGGGAGATGAAATTACCCCCCTGGTGAAGAGTCTATCGGGAGTTCTCAAAGGGGATTCGCTCGACTACAAGTCGGGTTATGCAGACTACCTTGATCGCAAGTACAAGTAA
- a CDS encoding dehydrogenase E1 component subunit alpha/beta, which produces MNFQRSDFSDAQLKHLYEALVRPRLIEEKMLILLRQNKISKWFSGMGQEAIAVGLTEALDKDEYILPMHRNLGVFTSRNMPFDRLFAQWQGTMMGYTKGRDRSFHFGNNEHHIVGMISHLGPQNGVADGIALATKLKNEKKVTAVFNGDGGTSEGDFHEAVNVAAVWDLPVIFVIENNGYGLSTPSNEQFRCKSFVDKAIGYGIEGVQVDGNNILEVYSTVKKLAEDIRKNPRPILLECITFRMRGHEEASGTKYVPKELMDMWAQKDPVENYEKFLIAEGIVSEKDIENIRKKIKKDIEAGLNVAFEETHPQADTETEFNDVFATHISTEIKPSSEKSTEKRFIDAISDGLRQSMERFPNLVLMGQDIAEYGGVFKITDGFVKQFGKARVRNTPICESAILGAGLGLSIKGMKAMVEMQFADFVSEGITQIVNNLAKAHWRWGQNADVVVRMPTGAGTAAGPFHSQSNEAWFFHTPGLKIVYPSNPYDAKGLLCASFEDPNPVMYFEHKLLYRSVKELLPDDYYTVEIGKAKLVREGTDLSIITYGMGVHWATEILESMNVKADVLDLRTLLPWDKEAVEKTVKKTNRVLILHEDTMTGGVGAEISAWINEHCFQYLDAPVMRVASLDTPIPFAPTLEQNFLPKGRLKSKIEDLMAF; this is translated from the coding sequence ATGAATTTTCAACGAAGTGATTTTTCAGACGCCCAGCTTAAACACCTCTACGAAGCACTTGTTCGTCCGCGTTTAATTGAAGAGAAAATGCTGATCCTGCTCCGGCAAAATAAAATCAGCAAATGGTTCAGCGGTATGGGGCAGGAGGCCATAGCCGTTGGCTTAACCGAAGCGCTCGACAAAGACGAGTACATTTTACCCATGCACCGCAACCTGGGTGTGTTCACTTCGCGCAACATGCCATTCGACAGGCTGTTTGCGCAATGGCAGGGAACCATGATGGGCTATACAAAAGGCCGTGACCGTTCCTTTCATTTCGGAAACAACGAACATCATATCGTGGGGATGATCTCCCACCTCGGCCCGCAAAACGGTGTGGCGGATGGCATTGCACTGGCCACCAAGCTGAAAAACGAAAAGAAAGTAACGGCTGTATTCAATGGCGATGGTGGAACAAGCGAAGGCGATTTCCACGAAGCCGTTAACGTGGCAGCCGTGTGGGATTTGCCCGTAATTTTTGTGATTGAGAATAACGGCTATGGATTGTCTACCCCCAGCAACGAACAATTCCGTTGCAAAAGTTTTGTCGACAAAGCCATTGGCTATGGCATTGAAGGGGTACAGGTAGATGGTAACAACATACTAGAAGTTTATAGTACTGTAAAAAAACTTGCTGAAGACATTCGTAAAAATCCAAGACCAATTTTGTTGGAGTGCATCACCTTCCGCATGCGCGGACATGAAGAAGCTTCAGGAACCAAGTATGTTCCGAAAGAACTCATGGACATGTGGGCACAAAAAGATCCTGTTGAGAATTACGAAAAGTTTCTGATTGCCGAGGGGATTGTAAGCGAGAAAGACATTGAGAACATTCGTAAGAAAATCAAGAAAGATATTGAAGCTGGATTGAACGTTGCTTTTGAGGAAACTCACCCGCAAGCGGATACAGAAACCGAATTCAACGATGTTTTTGCTACACACATTTCAACTGAAATAAAACCATCTTCAGAAAAATCTACTGAAAAGCGTTTCATCGATGCCATCAGCGATGGCCTTCGTCAAAGCATGGAACGGTTTCCAAATCTTGTACTGATGGGGCAGGATATTGCCGAGTACGGTGGCGTGTTTAAAATCACCGATGGTTTTGTGAAGCAATTCGGTAAAGCGCGCGTTCGCAACACGCCCATTTGCGAGTCGGCCATTCTGGGTGCAGGCCTTGGCCTTTCCATTAAAGGCATGAAGGCGATGGTAGAAATGCAATTTGCTGACTTTGTATCAGAAGGCATTACGCAAATTGTAAACAACCTGGCCAAGGCGCACTGGCGTTGGGGACAAAACGCTGATGTGGTGGTGCGCATGCCAACAGGTGCGGGCACAGCCGCTGGTCCCTTTCACTCGCAGAGCAACGAAGCGTGGTTCTTTCACACACCCGGATTGAAAATTGTTTACCCGTCAAATCCATACGATGCGAAAGGCTTGTTGTGTGCATCGTTTGAAGATCCGAATCCGGTGATGTACTTCGAACACAAATTATTATATCGTTCGGTGAAAGAACTCTTGCCGGATGACTATTACACAGTAGAAATCGGTAAAGCAAAACTTGTTCGTGAAGGAACTGATCTCTCCATCATCACCTACGGTATGGGTGTCCATTGGGCTACTGAAATCCTGGAGTCCATGAATGTAAAAGCCGATGTACTTGATTTGCGCACGTTGCTTCCGTGGGACAAGGAGGCTGTTGAAAAAACGGTGAAGAAAACGAATCGCGTACTGATCCTGCATGAAGACACCATGACCGGAGGCGTTGGCGCTGAAATCAGTGCCTGGATAAACGAACATTGTTTCCAATACCTGGATGCGCCTGTAATGCGGGTGGCCAGCCTGGATACGCCCATACCCTTTGCCCCTACGCTTGAGCAAAACTTTTTACCCAAAGGTCGCTTAAAAAGTAAGATTGAGGATTTAATGGCGTTCTGA
- the ytxJ gene encoding bacillithiol system redox-active protein YtxJ, translated as MQWNELTDLEQVNNISRESSEQKILIFKHSTRCSVSRAVLDRLERSWKDEEMKMVKPYFLDLISYRQISNAIAEKFDIEHESPQVIIVEKDKPVYHQSHFGISYADLRNAIKTQIE; from the coding sequence ATGCAGTGGAACGAACTGACAGACCTTGAACAGGTAAACAACATCAGCCGCGAATCATCCGAACAAAAAATTCTCATCTTCAAACACAGTACACGCTGCTCTGTAAGCAGGGCCGTGTTAGACAGGCTGGAGCGAAGTTGGAAGGATGAAGAAATGAAAATGGTTAAACCCTACTTTCTTGATCTGATCAGTTACCGGCAGATTTCAAATGCAATTGCTGAAAAATTTGATATAGAACACGAATCACCCCAGGTGATTATTGTAGAAAAAGATAAGCCGGTTTATCACCAGTCGCATTTTGGTATCAGCTATGCCGATTTAAGAAATGCGATCAAAACTCAAATTGAATAG
- a CDS encoding OsmC family protein, translated as MTTLTSVYKGDLRTESVHTRSGSVVITDAPVDNNGKGEAFSPTDLVCTALSTCMLTTMAIWAEREGIDLKGMHVEVIKIMASNPRKIAEIQVKLRKPNLVASPTQKDRLKEIAHTCPVALSLHDSVKQTIQFEF; from the coding sequence ATGACAACATTAACTTCAGTTTACAAGGGTGATTTACGAACGGAATCGGTGCACACACGATCCGGAAGCGTAGTGATTACGGACGCCCCGGTTGATAACAACGGAAAAGGCGAGGCTTTTAGTCCCACTGATTTGGTATGCACCGCATTGAGCACGTGTATGCTCACCACCATGGCTATTTGGGCAGAGCGCGAAGGTATTGATTTGAAGGGCATGCACGTGGAGGTAATTAAAATTATGGCGTCCAACCCAAGGAAGATTGCAGAAATACAAGTGAAGCTGCGTAAACCCAACCTGGTTGCTTCGCCAACTCAAAAAGATCGGCTAAAAGAAATTGCCCATACCTGCCCGGTGGCGTTAAGCCTACACGATTCTGTAAAGCAAACTATTCAATTTGAGTTTTGA
- a CDS encoding TonB family protein, giving the protein MEPKKSEKADLTNKSWLFFNIGLVITLLIVVSAFEYSGRDNTDAKDLAQNNNMIEEIMEVPPTEQPPPPPPKIQQPQIIEVPDEEEIEEEIKVEFDVEVTEDTKVEEIVIAPVEEKEDVDQIFLVVEETATPKGGMSAFYKYVGDKMKYPAQARRMGIEGKVFVEFVINRDGSITDVKAIKGIGAGCDEEAVRVVQSAPPWNPGKQRGKPVRQRYVVPITFKLG; this is encoded by the coding sequence ATGGAACCAAAAAAGAGTGAAAAAGCGGATTTGACCAACAAATCATGGCTGTTTTTCAACATTGGCCTGGTGATCACCTTGCTCATTGTTGTATCAGCCTTCGAGTATTCCGGTAGGGATAACACGGATGCCAAAGACCTGGCACAGAACAACAACATGATTGAAGAGATCATGGAAGTGCCGCCTACAGAACAACCACCTCCACCACCACCAAAAATTCAACAGCCTCAAATCATTGAAGTGCCTGATGAAGAAGAAATTGAGGAAGAGATTAAGGTGGAATTCGATGTAGAGGTAACTGAAGATACCAAAGTTGAAGAAATTGTAATTGCTCCTGTTGAAGAAAAAGAGGATGTTGATCAGATCTTCCTCGTAGTAGAAGAAACCGCTACACCTAAGGGTGGTATGTCTGCCTTCTACAAATATGTGGGCGATAAAATGAAATATCCTGCTCAAGCCCGAAGAATGGGTATTGAAGGAAAAGTATTCGTTGAATTCGTTATTAACCGTGACGGATCCATTACCGATGTTAAAGCCATTAAAGGTATTGGTGCCGGTTGTGATGAAGAAGCGGTACGTGTGGTACAAAGTGCTCCGCCCTGGAACCCAGGCAAGCAACGCGGTAAGCCTGTTCGTCAGCGCTACGTAGTGCCGATTACCTTCAAGTTAGGTTAA